A single genomic interval of Camelina sativa cultivar DH55 chromosome 11, Cs, whole genome shotgun sequence harbors:
- the LOC104725304 gene encoding nitrile-specifier protein 5-like, with amino-acid sequence MCPVENKWVKVSQKGAGPGPRSSHAMTVVGNKVYCFGGELKPTIHIDNDLYVFDIQSQEWSIAPATGEAPFPCFGVSMVTIGTTIYVYGGRDDQRKYNGLYSYDTVTNEWKMLSPVEEGLPGRSYHSMACDDRKVYVFGGVTAKGRVNTLHAYDVVDQKWVEYPDAGEACKGRGAPGLVVVEGKIWVLFGFDGNELGDIHCFDLASEKWTAVETTGDVPSARSVFPAVSYGKYIVIYGGEEEPHELMHMGAGKMSGELYKLDTETLVWERIVCGKEEEKPSQRGWCAFTAAVKDGEEGLLVHGGNCPTNERLDDLVFWGFSHLSVN; translated from the exons atgtgtCCGGTGGAGAACAAATGGGTCAAG GTGAGTCAAAAGGGAGCTGGTCCTGGACCGAGAAGCTCACACGCCATGACCGTCGTTGGGAACAAAGTTTACTGTTTCGGCGGTGAGCTGAAGCCGACGATCCATATCGACAACGATCTTTACGTTTTCGATATCCAGAGTCAAGAATGGTCTATAGCTCCTGCGACAGGGGAAGCCCCTTTCCCCTGTTTTGGAGTCTCGATGGTCACGATCGGTACAACGATCTACGTCTACGGTGGCCGTGATGATCAGCGGAAGTACAACGGTTTGTATTCTTATGACACTGTGACTAATGAGTGGAAAATGTTATCTCCTGTTGAAGAAGGGCTCCCTGGTCGTAGCTACCATTCAATGGCTTGTGATGATCGTAAAGTTTATGTCTTTGGTGGTGTTACTGCTAAGGGACGTGTGAACACGCTTCACGCTTACGATGTTGTTGATCAGAAGTGGGTTGAGTATCCTGATGCTGGGGAAGCTTGTAAAGGGCGAGGAGCACCGGGGCTTGTGGTTGTGGAAGGGaaaatttgggttttgtttgGGTTTGATGGTAATGAATTGGGTGATATTCATTGTTTTGATCTGGCTAGTGAGAAATGGACTGCTGTGGAGACCACCGGGGATGTACCGTCGGCGAGAAGCGTGTTTCCGGCGGTTTCTTACGGGAAATACATTGTTATATATGGTGGGGAGGAAGAGCCGCATGAGCTTATGCATATGGGAGCTGGGAAGATGAGTGGAGAGCTTTACAAGCTTGATACAGAGACGTTAGTGTGGGAGAGGATTGTCTGTGggaaagaggaggagaagcCGAGCCAACGCGGGTGGTGTGCGTTTACTGCAGCGGTTAAGGATGGTGAGGAAGGTCTGTTAGTTCATGGTGGGAATTGTCCGACCAATGAGCGGCTTGATGATTTGGTGTTTTGGGGTTTCTCTCATCTTAGTGTCAATTAA